One Fastidiosipila sp. genomic window carries:
- a CDS encoding major facilitator superfamily domain-containing protein 7: MEDLETKGGAYQVYRYRYVVLASYLLITAMIQLLWATFFSITTEAWKYYGFKEAVGGENAISLLSIIFMVGMIALSIPSMAAFEKWGFKKAVGFGAALMGVCGLVRGILGDNYTVVLAMTVGFAIAQPFILNAPGLVAGKWFPENERATANGIGLLANYLGMGIGLLLTPLLLEGGMAIRTILLIYGIAAAACAAFFLVFAREKPPTPPCAEEEALRADFKEGFRIAFKRKNFLITVVVFFCMLGVFNTFFTMIEPIISSMTGGGVDSTGAGIVGVGILVAGIVGSVVISAFSDKDKRHRRLPYMIVCNVAGVIGFGLFMLLNGFPGMLASGLLYGFFTIGSAPVVLTFAAEAAYPASEGTSEGLLMFAGNVGGVIFLGLASLFGANHLSIMIFMTAISALCVGLMFLAKETKLEK, translated from the coding sequence ATGGAAGATCTCGAAACAAAGGGAGGCGCCTACCAGGTTTACCGGTACCGCTATGTCGTTCTGGCCTCGTATCTTTTGATCACGGCCATGATCCAGCTGCTTTGGGCCACCTTCTTTTCCATCACCACCGAAGCCTGGAAGTATTACGGTTTCAAGGAAGCCGTCGGAGGGGAGAATGCCATCAGTCTTTTGTCCATCATCTTCATGGTGGGCATGATCGCCCTGTCCATTCCCTCCATGGCGGCCTTTGAAAAATGGGGTTTTAAAAAAGCCGTAGGTTTCGGCGCCGCCCTCATGGGCGTCTGCGGCCTGGTCCGGGGCATCCTGGGTGATAACTACACGGTGGTCCTGGCCATGACGGTGGGTTTCGCCATCGCCCAGCCCTTCATTCTCAACGCGCCCGGCCTTGTGGCCGGCAAATGGTTCCCTGAAAATGAGCGGGCCACGGCCAACGGTATCGGCCTCCTGGCCAACTATCTGGGCATGGGGATCGGCCTGCTTCTAACGCCCCTGCTCCTGGAAGGGGGCATGGCCATCCGGACCATCCTGCTCATCTACGGCATTGCCGCCGCGGCCTGCGCCGCCTTTTTCCTGGTTTTTGCCAGGGAAAAACCGCCCACCCCGCCCTGCGCGGAGGAGGAGGCCCTGCGGGCTGACTTCAAGGAGGGCTTCCGGATCGCCTTCAAGCGCAAGAACTTCCTGATTACCGTAGTGGTCTTCTTCTGCATGCTGGGCGTCTTCAATACCTTTTTCACCATGATTGAACCCATCATCTCTTCCATGACCGGCGGCGGAGTCGATTCCACAGGCGCCGGCATCGTCGGTGTCGGCATCCTGGTCGCCGGCATTGTCGGGAGTGTCGTCATCTCGGCTTTTTCCGACAAGGACAAGAGGCACAGACGGCTGCCCTACATGATCGTCTGCAATGTGGCGGGCGTGATCGGTTTCGGCCTCTTCATGCTGCTCAACGGCTTCCCGGGCATGCTGGCCTCCGGCCTGCTCTACGGCTTTTTTACCATTGGCAGCGCCCCGGTAGTCCTGACCTTTGCGGCCGAAGCGGCCTATCCCGCCTCGGAAGGGACCAGCGAGGGCCTGCTCATGTTTGCCGGCAATGTAGGCGGGGTCATCTTTCTCGGGCTGGCCTCGCTCTTTGGAGCCAACCATCTCAGCATCATGATCTTCATGACCGCCATCAGTGCCCTGTGTGTCGGCCTCATGTTCCTGGCCAAAGAAACCAAACTTGAAAAGTAA
- a CDS encoding ribulose 1,5-bisphosphate carboxylase, which yields MIRKLEIENLAHAFPEVAFSEDYIIGTFQMRVKTSNVERLALAIASEQTTGTWIKVGADSLEKQKRFGAKVVAIYEVPDAGADYVEDLPPLYILQVAFPMDNFGSSLSMMLTTIFGNISAAGMLKWIDVAFPKRYVDQFTGPKFGVQGLRDVLGVPDRPLLNAMIKPNLGWTPDEGAEIFYQAAKGGVDIIKDDELLPADEAFCPLKERVTKFMAMEKKVFEETGEHTLYSVNITDRADKIRDNALRAIEYGANSLMLNVYTASHGALQMLAEDPDIQVPILAHVDFVGAYAGSTYTGISAPLVIGKLTRLAGGDFQINGHPWGKFPIPYKTFYRSFKFFTQPWWHIKPMMYACSGGTTQLVVKNMIDALGTDIILAAGGGVHGHPDGSCAGAKSMRQAIDAAVEGINLLEYAKTHKELMRMAEMLDPDVLKNFDLMK from the coding sequence ATGATAAGAAAACTGGAAATTGAAAACCTGGCGCATGCCTTTCCCGAAGTGGCTTTCAGTGAAGACTATATCATCGGGACCTTCCAGATGCGCGTCAAAACAAGCAATGTGGAGCGGCTGGCCCTGGCTATTGCCTCCGAGCAGACGACCGGCACCTGGATCAAGGTGGGGGCCGACTCGCTCGAAAAGCAAAAACGGTTCGGGGCCAAGGTGGTTGCCATTTACGAGGTGCCCGACGCGGGTGCCGACTATGTGGAGGACCTGCCGCCCCTTTACATCCTTCAGGTGGCCTTTCCCATGGACAACTTCGGCTCCAGCCTGTCCATGATGCTGACCACCATCTTCGGCAACATCTCGGCAGCCGGTATGCTGAAGTGGATTGACGTGGCTTTCCCCAAGCGCTATGTGGACCAGTTTACAGGCCCCAAATTCGGGGTCCAGGGTCTGCGGGATGTCCTGGGAGTGCCGGACAGGCCCCTTTTGAATGCCATGATCAAGCCCAATCTGGGCTGGACGCCCGACGAGGGCGCCGAGATCTTTTACCAGGCGGCTAAAGGCGGTGTAGATATTATCAAGGACGACGAACTTCTGCCAGCGGACGAGGCTTTTTGCCCCCTCAAAGAGCGCGTCACCAAATTCATGGCCATGGAGAAAAAAGTCTTTGAGGAAACAGGTGAGCACACGCTCTACTCGGTCAACATTACCGACCGGGCGGACAAGATCAGGGACAATGCCCTGCGCGCCATCGAGTATGGGGCCAACAGCCTCATGCTCAATGTCTACACCGCCAGCCACGGTGCCCTCCAGATGCTGGCCGAGGATCCGGACATCCAGGTTCCCATTCTGGCCCATGTGGACTTTGTGGGCGCCTACGCCGGTTCCACCTATACCGGTATCTCGGCACCCCTGGTCATCGGCAAGCTGACGCGGCTGGCAGGCGGTGACTTCCAGATCAATGGCCACCCCTGGGGCAAATTCCCCATCCCCTACAAGACCTTCTACCGCAGCTTCAAGTTCTTCACCCAGCCCTGGTGGCACATCAAGCCCATGATGTACGCCTGTTCCGGCGGCACCACCCAGCTGGTGGTAAAAAATATGATTGATGCCCTGGGAACCGACATCATCCTGGCGGCGGGCGGCGGCGTCCACGGCCATCCCGACGGCAGCTGTGCAGGCGCCAAATCCATGCGCCAGGCCATTGACGCGGCGGTTGAGGGGATCAACCTGCTCGAGTACGCCAAGACGCACAAGGAATTGATGCGGATGGCCGAGATGCTTGATCCTGACGTTTTGAAAAATTTTGATCTGATGAAGTAG
- a CDS encoding AMP-binding protein, which translates to MYKYPLVEVREITDLRDMLRQSEKLYADKTAYWTKDPIAARQVMPRSEEAVNLKIDRRRPYLPITYQQFADDVRALGTGLMRLGINEKSRVAIYAETRYEWYVTYLAVVNGLAVVVPLDKEQPANEVVNLVTSSGADVLLFSKSKKEVVDSVRDRMPGIAHYIDFDLPAEGESDLYFWDILQEGASALTEGDKAYEALPLDPEAMQILLFTSGTTSNPKAVMLSHKNICKNLMGMCSMVYIDENDTFLSVLPIHHTYECTCGYLCPLYRGCSVAVCEGLRYIVPNMQEAKPTIVLVVPLMMEAFHRGVMKKVKGDPKLAKKFNFGLKLTKALRKVGIDLRRKIFDSVHENFGGRIRLLIAGGAAIAPELLSDMQDLGFGCIQGYGLTECAPILALNRAEYFNNRSAGLPLPGVDVKILDPDENGIGEIAGRGDNVMLGYYKNEEATREVIDEEGFFHTGDYGYLDENNFVIITGRKANIIVTKNGKNIFPEEIEFLLTQHPLIAEAVVSGKERKDGDSLIHAEIFPDREAVDEDPELKGLPLTDDRIKEKISQVVKEVNSGLITYKAVRSISLRDTEFPKTTAKKIIRH; encoded by the coding sequence ATCTACAAATACCCTCTGGTAGAGGTTCGGGAGATCACTGATCTTCGCGACATGCTCCGCCAAAGTGAAAAACTTTATGCCGATAAAACGGCTTACTGGACCAAGGATCCCATCGCCGCCCGCCAGGTCATGCCACGCTCGGAAGAGGCGGTCAATCTGAAAATCGATCGCAGAAGGCCCTACCTTCCCATCACCTACCAACAGTTCGCGGACGATGTCCGCGCTCTGGGAACCGGCCTGATGCGGTTGGGGATCAATGAAAAGAGCCGGGTGGCCATCTATGCCGAAACCCGCTACGAGTGGTACGTGACCTATCTGGCGGTTGTCAACGGCCTGGCTGTGGTGGTTCCCCTGGACAAGGAGCAGCCGGCCAATGAAGTGGTCAACCTGGTGACCAGCTCGGGGGCCGATGTCCTTTTGTTCTCCAAGAGCAAAAAGGAGGTTGTCGACAGTGTCCGTGACCGCATGCCGGGCATCGCGCATTACATTGATTTTGACCTGCCGGCTGAAGGGGAGTCCGACCTCTATTTCTGGGATATCCTGCAGGAAGGAGCCAGCGCCCTGACTGAAGGGGACAAGGCCTATGAGGCCCTGCCTTTGGACCCGGAGGCCATGCAGATCCTGCTTTTTACCTCGGGTACGACCTCCAACCCCAAGGCCGTCATGCTGAGCCATAAGAATATCTGCAAGAACCTCATGGGCATGTGTTCCATGGTCTATATCGACGAGAATGACACCTTCCTGTCAGTCCTGCCCATCCACCACACCTATGAATGCACCTGCGGCTATCTCTGCCCGCTTTACCGGGGCTGCTCGGTGGCCGTCTGCGAAGGCCTGCGCTACATTGTGCCCAACATGCAGGAGGCCAAGCCCACCATCGTCCTGGTGGTCCCCCTCATGATGGAGGCCTTCCACCGGGGCGTCATGAAGAAGGTCAAGGGAGACCCCAAACTGGCCAAAAAATTCAATTTCGGATTGAAACTGACCAAGGCCCTCCGCAAAGTGGGCATTGACCTACGCCGCAAGATCTTTGATTCAGTCCACGAAAACTTCGGCGGCCGGATCCGGCTCCTGATCGCGGGCGGCGCGGCCATTGCCCCCGAGCTTCTCTCCGACATGCAGGATCTGGGTTTCGGTTGCATCCAGGGGTATGGGCTGACGGAGTGTGCGCCCATTCTGGCCTTGAACCGTGCGGAATACTTCAATAACCGGTCGGCCGGCCTGCCCCTGCCAGGCGTGGATGTCAAGATCCTTGACCCTGACGAGAACGGCATCGGTGAGATCGCGGGCCGCGGTGACAACGTCATGCTGGGCTACTACAAGAATGAGGAGGCGACCCGGGAGGTCATCGACGAGGAGGGCTTCTTCCACACCGGTGACTATGGCTACCTGGACGAAAACAACTTTGTCATCATCACGGGCCGCAAAGCCAATATCATCGTGACCAAGAACGGCAAGAACATCTTCCCCGAAGAGATTGAGTTTCTCCTGACCCAGCACCCCCTGATCGCGGAAGCTGTGGTGTCGGGCAAGGAGAGGAAAGACGGGGACAGCCTGATCCATGCTGAGATCTTCCCCGACCGGGAAGCCGTCGACGAGGATCCGGAGCTCAAGGGGCTGCCTCTGACCGACGACAGAATCAAGGAAAAGATCAGTCAGGTGGTCAAGGAAGTCAACAGTGGGCTCATCACCTACAAGGCGGTCCGCTCCATTTCCCTGAGGGATACGGAGTTCCCCAAGACAACGGCCAAGAAGATCATTCGCCACTGA
- a CDS encoding type II toxin-antitoxin system Phd/YefM family antitoxin produces MQITITELKNQTGRYLALADRETIYVTKHGKRIAKISGTRIGKEEAVTSLFGLLPNDIDLDEARTERLR; encoded by the coding sequence CTGCAGATTACTATCACCGAACTGAAAAACCAAACGGGCAGGTATTTGGCCCTGGCTGACAGAGAAACAATCTATGTCACCAAACACGGCAAGCGGATTGCCAAGATAAGCGGAACCCGGATTGGAAAAGAGGAGGCTGTAACCTCACTGTTTGGCTTGCTGCCAAATGACATCGACCTTGATGAGGCAAGGACGGAGCGCCTCCGGTGA
- a CDS encoding aminotransferase class III-fold pyridoxal phosphate-dependent enzyme — translation MKAQYSISKWPDVQDIAARMDRLINDKLHPIKAEAMARYMDYFHNQCKGSKKIISEARQYIPGGVQHNLAFNYPFPLAIDRAEGAYLYDVDGNRYVDYLQAGGPTLLGSNYKPVTDKVIEVIREHGAVTGLFHEYELKLSRIINECMPWVEQYRCFASGTEADMAAIRVARTYTDKPKIIKMGGAYHGWSDQLVYSLHIPYTKTFEAHGIPKECTGHTTECYPGDIESLRQALVANEKEGGTAAVILEPIGPESGTRMMPYDYCAKARELCDEFGTLLIFDEVVSAFRVGPGGAAGYFGVIPDLTVFGKIVSGGFPMAGGVGGREDVMSCMAAGVKAGKKRAYVGGTLTANPLSCAAGYFAIKEIIEQDAARKAGENGDKLCAGIQALIDKYGLPFVTWNTGSIVHFEVSGVMYLSVQDPDIFKKIPERQHSIEEFGAALTANGVITLAGSRIYTSMADNDETIEESLKAFDEVFSNIEI, via the coding sequence ATGAAAGCACAATACAGTATTTCCAAATGGCCGGATGTCCAGGATATCGCGGCCAGGATGGACCGGCTCATCAATGACAAACTCCATCCCATCAAAGCCGAGGCCATGGCCCGCTACATGGACTATTTTCATAACCAGTGCAAAGGTTCCAAAAAGATTATCTCCGAGGCCAGGCAGTACATCCCCGGCGGTGTCCAGCATAATCTGGCCTTCAACTATCCCTTCCCGCTGGCCATCGACCGGGCGGAAGGCGCCTACCTTTATGACGTGGACGGCAACCGCTATGTGGACTACCTGCAGGCCGGAGGGCCCACTCTCCTGGGCAGCAACTACAAGCCGGTCACCGACAAGGTCATCGAGGTAATCCGGGAGCACGGGGCGGTCACGGGCCTCTTTCATGAATACGAACTCAAACTCTCCCGAATCATCAATGAATGCATGCCCTGGGTCGAGCAGTACAGGTGCTTTGCCAGCGGCACCGAGGCCGATATGGCGGCCATCCGGGTGGCCCGCACTTACACGGACAAGCCCAAAATCATCAAGATGGGCGGGGCCTACCATGGCTGGTCCGACCAGCTGGTCTACTCCCTCCACATCCCCTATACCAAGACTTTTGAAGCCCACGGCATACCCAAGGAGTGCACCGGACACACCACCGAATGCTATCCGGGTGACATCGAATCCCTTCGTCAGGCCCTGGTCGCCAATGAAAAAGAAGGCGGGACAGCTGCCGTCATCCTGGAACCCATCGGCCCCGAAAGCGGCACCCGCATGATGCCCTATGACTATTGCGCCAAGGCCAGGGAGCTTTGCGATGAGTTCGGGACCCTGCTCATCTTTGATGAGGTGGTCTCGGCTTTCCGGGTCGGTCCCGGCGGCGCGGCAGGTTACTTCGGCGTCATTCCCGATTTGACGGTCTTTGGCAAGATCGTCTCCGGCGGCTTCCCCATGGCGGGCGGTGTTGGCGGCAGGGAAGACGTCATGAGCTGCATGGCGGCCGGTGTCAAGGCCGGGAAGAAGCGGGCCTACGTAGGTGGAACCCTGACAGCCAATCCTCTGAGCTGCGCGGCGGGCTATTTTGCCATCAAGGAGATCATTGAGCAGGATGCCGCCAGAAAGGCCGGGGAAAACGGCGACAAGCTCTGCGCCGGCATCCAGGCCCTGATCGACAAGTACGGCCTGCCTTTCGTCACCTGGAACACGGGTTCCATCGTTCACTTTGAGGTGTCGGGGGTCATGTACCTGTCGGTCCAGGATCCTGATATTTTCAAGAAGATTCCTGAACGCCAGCACAGCATCGAGGAGTTCGGAGCAGCCCTGACCGCAAACGGGGTCATTACGCTGGCCGGCAGCCGGATCTACACCAGCATGGCCGACAATGACGAAACCATTGAAGAATCGCTGAAGGCCTTTGATGAAGTCTTCAGCAATATTGAAATCTAA
- the cyaB gene encoding class IV adenylate cyclase: MLEIELKASIDDQTFENLDEKLKGRFIYLQSLEEEDHYYNAPDRDFKKTDEALRIREIRGTEKQSCLTYKGPKLDALSNTRAEYETPVDQAQALHEILNALGYRVILAVRKKRLEYGGTGDLEDVTLCLDQVENLGAFIELEYVAPDHLSDKEREGVRDRLLSLLDDLGIPRRRLVRESYLELLIRRATSKKSSQGS, encoded by the coding sequence GTGCTCGAGATTGAACTCAAGGCATCAATTGATGACCAAACATTCGAAAACCTGGATGAGAAGCTGAAAGGCCGCTTTATTTACCTTCAGTCCCTGGAGGAAGAAGATCACTATTACAATGCCCCCGATCGCGATTTCAAAAAGACCGATGAAGCCCTCCGGATCCGCGAAATACGGGGTACCGAAAAACAAAGCTGCCTGACCTACAAGGGGCCCAAGCTGGATGCCCTGTCCAACACCCGGGCCGAGTACGAGACCCCGGTCGATCAAGCCCAGGCGCTCCATGAGATCCTGAACGCCCTGGGCTACCGGGTCATCCTGGCTGTCAGAAAAAAGCGCCTTGAATACGGGGGTACCGGGGACCTCGAAGACGTCACCCTTTGCCTGGATCAGGTGGAGAACCTGGGGGCTTTCATTGAACTGGAATATGTGGCGCCGGACCACCTCTCAGACAAAGAAAGGGAAGGCGTCCGTGACCGCCTGCTTTCCCTGCTTGATGACCTGGGTATTCCCCGCCGCAGGCTTGTCAGAGAATCCTACCTGGAACTCTTGATCAGGCGGGCCACGTCAAAGAAATCCTCCCAGGGCTCGTAA
- a CDS encoding HAD-IB family phosphatase, translating into MYETILFLDFDGTITSEETLEGSMRLCIDPLLYEEKEREMLEGRRSLADTLHLAFSLIPCNRMADIMAYVRNVPLRPGFDQLLDLAEEKGIPVVVISGGLKPVIEEKLSPYRDRLLDVHSVETRCVDGRIRLISPYEDKGDLMEKTRIMAQYSYKEAICAGDGHTDVRMALASEQVFARDTLAAILKKQGVPYEPWEDFFDVARLIKSSR; encoded by the coding sequence ATGTACGAAACCATTCTCTTTCTGGACTTTGACGGGACGATCACCAGTGAGGAAACCCTGGAGGGGTCGATGCGGCTCTGCATCGACCCCCTCCTTTATGAGGAGAAAGAGCGGGAGATGCTGGAAGGCAGGCGCAGTCTGGCTGATACCCTCCACCTGGCCTTCAGCCTGATCCCCTGCAACCGTATGGCGGACATCATGGCCTATGTGCGAAACGTCCCCCTGCGGCCCGGTTTTGACCAACTCCTGGATCTGGCGGAGGAAAAAGGGATTCCGGTGGTGGTCATCTCGGGCGGCCTGAAACCCGTCATCGAGGAAAAACTGTCCCCCTACCGGGACCGGCTGCTTGATGTCCACAGTGTGGAAACCCGCTGCGTTGACGGCAGGATTCGCCTCATCTCACCTTACGAGGATAAGGGCGACCTGATGGAGAAGACCCGGATCATGGCGCAGTACAGCTACAAAGAGGCCATCTGTGCCGGTGACGGCCACACCGATGTCCGCATGGCCCTGGCTTCCGAACAGGTCTTTGCCCGGGACACCCTGGCGGCCATCTTAAAAAAACAAGGCGTGCCTTACGAGCCCTGGGAGGATTTCTTTGACGTGGCCCGCCTGATCAAGAGTTCCAGGTAG
- a CDS encoding glutamine--tRNA ligase/YqeY domain fusion protein has translation MEKNEVKRLPGLVTGVTPKEEISTGNKISHFILDEIVKDTGPGGRLEGLRVHTRFPPEPNGYLHIGHAKAIIIDFGTAELLGGLCNLRMDDTNPVKEDETFVQAIKDDIHWLGYDWSDRFFHASDYFEEIYLYAEELIRKDLAFVCEQTPEEVRQARGTLTTPGTESPWRNRPLEESLDLFRRMRAGEFPDGRYTLRAKIDMSDGNMNMRDPVIYRIQHASHHQTGDRWCIYPMYDFAHPISDSLEHITHSLCSLEFEDHRPLYDWVINNCSLPVKSRQIEFARLDINYTVMSKRKLRALIEEGLVDGWDDPRLPTLCGLRRRGYTPRAIRDFNERNGVSKVPSMVDIRFLEHCLREDLNKRAPRAMAVLDPIRLTLTNYPENQEETFALENLPGDPNAGTHDITFSRHLLIERSDFEEVPPKKYYRLFPGNLVRLRGAYMVRCTGCVKDSRGRVIEVLAEYDPGTRGGTAADGQKVRGTIHWLDEATAIEAEVRLYDHLFTVEAPDDDERDYHELLNPDSLTVIETAFVEPWLKEDRSYLGYQFMRLGYFIHDSHDTSENKLVFNRSVKLKDSYRPD, from the coding sequence ATGGAGAAAAATGAGGTGAAGAGACTGCCCGGTCTGGTGACGGGCGTGACCCCGAAAGAAGAAATTTCCACGGGCAACAAGATTTCACATTTTATTCTTGATGAAATTGTCAAGGACACCGGCCCGGGTGGCCGCCTTGAGGGTTTGCGGGTCCACACCCGCTTTCCGCCCGAACCCAACGGCTACCTGCACATCGGTCATGCCAAGGCCATCATCATCGATTTTGGAACAGCCGAACTTTTAGGCGGGCTTTGCAACCTCCGCATGGACGACACCAACCCGGTCAAGGAGGATGAGACCTTCGTCCAGGCCATCAAGGACGATATCCACTGGCTGGGCTACGACTGGAGTGACCGCTTTTTCCACGCCTCCGACTATTTCGAAGAAATCTACCTTTACGCGGAGGAACTGATCCGGAAGGACCTCGCCTTCGTCTGCGAACAGACGCCCGAAGAGGTCCGCCAAGCGCGGGGCACCTTGACCACGCCCGGGACCGAGAGCCCCTGGCGAAACCGGCCCCTGGAGGAGAGCCTGGATCTTTTCAGGCGGATGCGGGCCGGCGAATTCCCTGACGGCCGCTACACCCTGCGGGCCAAAATTGACATGAGCGACGGCAACATGAATATGCGGGATCCGGTCATCTACCGTATCCAGCACGCCAGCCATCACCAGACGGGTGATCGGTGGTGCATTTACCCCATGTACGATTTCGCCCACCCCATCAGCGACTCATTGGAGCATATCACGCACTCCCTGTGTTCTCTTGAATTCGAAGACCATCGGCCGCTTTATGACTGGGTCATCAATAATTGCTCGCTCCCCGTCAAATCCCGTCAGATTGAGTTTGCCCGCTTGGATATCAACTACACGGTCATGAGCAAGCGCAAGCTTAGGGCCCTGATCGAAGAAGGCCTGGTCGATGGCTGGGATGACCCCCGCCTGCCCACCCTCTGCGGTTTGAGACGCCGTGGCTATACGCCTCGTGCCATCAGGGATTTCAATGAACGCAATGGTGTCTCCAAAGTGCCCAGCATGGTCGACATCCGCTTTTTGGAGCACTGCCTGAGAGAAGACCTGAACAAGCGGGCCCCCCGGGCCATGGCTGTGCTTGACCCAATCCGGCTGACCCTCACCAACTATCCGGAAAACCAGGAGGAAACCTTTGCCCTGGAGAATTTGCCAGGAGATCCAAACGCCGGTACACATGACATTACATTCTCTCGTCATCTCCTGATCGAACGCAGTGATTTCGAAGAAGTACCGCCAAAAAAATACTACCGGCTCTTCCCCGGCAACCTGGTCCGCCTGAGGGGTGCCTACATGGTGCGCTGTACCGGCTGTGTCAAGGACAGTCGCGGCCGGGTCATCGAAGTCCTGGCCGAATATGACCCAGGGACCCGTGGCGGCACGGCCGCGGATGGCCAGAAGGTCAGGGGGACCATCCATTGGCTGGATGAGGCCACGGCAATTGAGGCAGAAGTCAGGCTTTACGATCATCTCTTCACCGTCGAGGCACCCGACGATGACGAGCGCGACTACCACGAACTCCTCAACCCCGATTCGCTGACTGTGATTGAAACGGCTTTCGTCGAACCCTGGCTGAAAGAAGACCGGTCATACCTGGGCTACCAGTTCATGCGCCTGGGCTATTTCATCCACGACAGCCATGACACTTCGGAAAATAAACTGGTCTTCAACCGGTCGGTTAAACTGAAGGATTCCTACCGGCCTGACTGA
- a CDS encoding PIN domain-containing protein, with the protein MKVLLDTNILLDALADRQPWAEDACKIIRLVAQEKIDGYITANSLTDIHYLIRKHRSESVAREALDNILQVFKLIDLLGSDCQKALDLSMPDYEDALALTLAGKAGVDFIVTRDLAFIAHGMVPETLQPGDFLEKTELRGIPGH; encoded by the coding sequence GTGAAGGTGCTTCTGGACACCAATATCCTGCTTGACGCCCTGGCCGACCGCCAGCCGTGGGCGGAGGATGCCTGTAAGATTATCCGGCTTGTTGCCCAGGAGAAAATCGACGGCTACATCACGGCCAACAGCCTGACTGACATCCATTACCTGATCCGCAAGCACCGCTCGGAATCGGTCGCCCGGGAGGCGCTGGATAATATCTTGCAGGTTTTCAAGCTGATCGACCTGCTTGGATCGGATTGCCAAAAGGCCCTCGATCTTTCCATGCCGGATTACGAAGATGCGCTTGCTTTGACCCTGGCCGGAAAGGCCGGCGTGGATTTCATTGTTACCCGTGATCTGGCTTTCATTGCACATGGCATGGTGCCGGAAACCCTTCAGCCGGGCGATTTCCTGGAAAAAACGGAACTCCGGGGGATTCCGGGTCACTGA